AATGCAAATCAGTGATTATCTTTAACTACAGTATATATAACTCTGCTTTACAATATAGGTTTCATAAAGGTGGATATATGACTCAGCTAAAAAAGGAATCTTCACATCTGCATGTGTTTATGTAAAATCTTCTGGTAGTTTTGCAGCCCTAGTTACTTTTTTGTCCAtaagaaaagttgtttttcaaCAAAAGTCACATGATTTGAAGTGGGATTTGTAGGTGGGCATCTTTGCACTCGAGTTTATACATCCACAGAATGGATATTCCTAGTTGGGCTGGTCACAGTAGGCTGTTATAATCAGTGAGGAGAGACGGATGGTTTCAGGGTACAGCTCTTCTGACCACATTTTTGATATCCACATTGGAATAAGATGAATTGTATGCTGAGTGCCTGTTCCCCTCCATAGACTGTGAAGACTACGATGTTTCCTGACAAACACAGACTCGAATTTAGGGAGAATACCATAGTCATAGGCAGCTtgatatataaaagaaaatagttacCGATTAGAAATTTAAAGGCAGGCTCTGCTTCTGATCCTAGGATCTTGATTTTGTGGAAAACAGGGAAGGTTACTCCATAGTTTCCTTTGGCAAAAGATTCTATTTCCTGGCTCGAACTAGGCTCTGATTCTCCGAACTGGTTGCAGGGAAAAGCCAGCACAGTGAAGTGGGAGGGACCAAACTCTCTGTGTAGTTCTTGCAGTGCGATGTAATTTTTGGCTGTGTGTTGGCAGTAACTGGCCACGTTTACAACCAAAGTTGccttcagagaaataaatttataatagtaagaaaaaaaactagcataagaaaaaaaaatggcatagCAATTACAATTGTATCTTAAAATGGCATCTCCCACTACCACAGTCATTCCTGCTGAAAGGCTAAATTTAATCTATCTGATTATAATTTCATTAAACAGCTAAGGATGTTACCAGCTTAAGATACTTACTTTTAGACAGCCCGttttaaaaaatccagtaaaTGGATAAATTTCAACTTACAGCTTTGTTTAACTATAAGCATGTAAAAAAAGCAGGTATTTAGGACAGGCACTGAAATCATATTTACTAAATCAACTTCCAGTCATCAACACAACACACAACCATTCTTAACTATGATTAAAATGCACGAATTGTATTGTTAGGCTATATTGATTTATAATAAAGAATAcgaaaaaaacatttttcttgatttttttagaCCTAATACTTAATTCCTGGAGCAGGCCtagataaaataaatttctctccagctttctgttTGAAGAACAGAATTTAGCACAAATCTCTGCTGACGATTCCCATAGCCAAACTTATTATCTAGAAATTGGatacttgtttttctgtaaagatTCAAGACAAAGATAAAATGAAGTTGCAACTTACTTTTCCTCTGTACTTCTCCAAGGAAATGATCCTTCCCCGGGAATCCTTGacttcaaaagaataaaaatccttgattttaggtttaaaaaatctgagctgcagcaggcagagaatGGCAGTACACAAAAACATTGACAGAAAGACAACAAAGACCCTGGCTTTGGGCACTGAGTATTTCAGAGGATAAGTAGTTGTGAGAGGCTCCATTTTTGAAATCTTTGGAGAGGAGCCTGGGCAGGCCTGGAATGTGAAGGAGGAGCTGAAACATGAAACTCGCCGCTGGGACTAGAAAGAACAAGCTGCTCATTTAGCCCCTGTTGCAGAAGTGCCTGTTTCATATCACAGTGTCTCTGCTGGGCTTCAGAGCTCTTGGGTAAAGTACAGAAATCTCCCgggaggtgggggtggagggcaagaagaaaaaaagaaaagaaagctgaaaaaaaaaaaagaaggcaaaaaggagaggaggaaaaaaaagaaatgaatgagGAGTGTGTTCTTATCACCTAAAGCTTTTGACCTGTTTGCTCTGTTTGACCTGTATGGGATACATCAGTGTCTGTCTGCACGCTGGCTGAGAACTGCTGGGGCTTCTTGTGGGTCTGTTGTGCAGCAATAGTGCATCCCCTGGCCCCCTCAGGTGTCCCATACAGAGttcagcagcaggcacctgTGCGGTCAGATCTGGAGAAGCAGTTTGGGGTAGCTGTTCAGGTAGGAGGGCAGTAGGACTGAACTAGCCTGTTTCATAGCCTCAGTTATGCTGCTTCTCATCAGCTGCTGTAGAATTGCAGGCAGCTTTGTAAAACTCTTACAGCACATGGGGCAGAGAAAAACTCCATGTTGACAGGCTGGCGTACGGGAAGATAAtaaaatgggtttttttgtaatgggGGGGCTGATGGAAAatgggttgctttttttttgttgctacTCGCTAACTAGCACAAGCTGTGCTGAGATGAGAAGAGGGGAAGGTCTGAGTGACCAAAGAGTATGTTAGCTGAGAATCTCGGGTATAAGCCAGGCAGCTCCATTGGTGTTTTGTTGAGGCCATTGTGAAAGACAACCTGAACTTCAATGCCACACAGGTCTGGTGTCTTACCTGTCtttgtttattgttttctattttagaGATGCTTGCCTGTTGCTCTTGGTTTCTAATAGCACATCAACATGTAGTGGTTACAACTCAGTTATGGAAAACCcaaaattttcctctttgtcTTTTATCAGGTCTTCCTGTCCTCAGTCCTCTCTTTCTTTATGTCCATttgctgttctctctcttcctttcagcttccataattttattttgtcctgCTAATGCTTAGTTTTGGGGGCTTTTCTAAGCTGTTACTTGTCTTTCAATCCATGTTGCCTGTCAGTCTCTGctaactttcttttcctgcctgtcCAAACCACCACTGAAGAGTGATTTCTGTCTCAGTTGTCGTTCTTCTTACTGATACTTCGCTGTGCTGAGAGGCTACATTTTAAAGGATGAAAATAGAGTGGGACTTTCTGAAGGTGAAACCTGGAATCTGGGggtctgctgcttttcagcaacTTTGAGATCACCTCATCTATCCCTGATTTGAACCATTTCTATAATCTCTAAATAGCTAAAGCCCATGTCCATTTTGTGTGTAACAAGATTATATAGAGGGTTTCATGCAGTTCTACGTGAGAGATGCTTGGGAAAGACTGTgacatttcagtatttgtatGGGTGTTTCCCGTGAATTGGGGACATGTGAGGCTTGATCTCTGTATGGCAGTGAGGCCTGTGAGTACTGTTTTGGTGGCGGGGACAGAAAAGGCACAGACCTCAGTGCTGTAATGAACAAAGGTTTACTCAACAAGCAAGCACAGGTGACTGATTCTGACTTTAAAAGCAAGTTTGAATGTGTTTGATTTTAGAAAATCCATGCAAGATCGTGGTGTCTAAGTTATGTGTCAACAGCTTGTAATTTGTGTctaatattatttcagaaattaaaaaattacaagacTTAGCGTATTATAAATATTACTGGAGTACCTAATAATGATCCAGAAGCCTATTATACTTGCTGTGCTTCCTTACTGTTGTTACTTTCACCtaaaacattgctttaaaattgtctgaaaaacaaagcctTGTGTTCAGTATTATCTAGGCTGTTAGATTTCAAATTTTGATACATTCTTATGTTTCACGTTTTTCTGACACAAATTGCTCTATGAATTAATCTGAAAGTAAGAAATGTAAATCTGTCATTGAATTTTCATTTAGTATGCcttaatgtattaaaaaatgtgagataatattaaaaatagtaacatGAGCAAGCTGCAGTGGTGGTGAGATTTAGAAATCGGAAGAGATCTAAGCCCTCATTTGAGTGAAGATCAGAATACCAGCCTGGTTCCAGACAGCTGACATGTGGGTTTGCCCAAATGCCCATGTCTTAGGAAAGACCAGACCCATGAGCCTATGGAAAGTGTCTGAAGATCTCGGATCTTTCAAAGGCCAGTGCTGTAGCCTAGTGCATGAGTGACACAGATTtagttggtgggttttttttttttctctgctacagGCTGTGTGACAGTTTTCAGGGCTACATACCTaaccagaaacatttctttatgttttttccccactccttACTCTTTCTCCACCCAGGTGACCGACTGCTGGAGCCATACTCAGCCCAACATCCGTTTCCACGGCCCGTTGCTCTGAGGTGGGCTTGAGCCCTTGTAGCGCAGCAGACGAAAACCTGAAACATCATTGAGGAACGGGAATGCTGTTAAGTCATGACGCATTTTTTAGTTGGTGTTTTGTCTCCTGTCCCTTGTGCAGGTCCCAGACTCGGGAAGGATCACGTACTCCGGGTTTAAGAGCTCCATGAAGAGGAGGCTGGCGGCCCGCGCTGCGGTGGCGAGCAGCCCCATTGTCACaagatggcagcagctgcacgCGAGAGGCCGCTCCCCCGCCCGCCTCGGTGCCTCCGCGGGGCCCCAGCGCGGCCGCGCCCCCGGGGAGACTCCAGGTCAGGCGGGGTGCGAAGGGTTTTCATGCAGAGGGTGGCCAAACTGCGGATGTCCACCCACTGCTCCCTCacagaaggtgccaggaaggaatcCTGGAGCAACCCGGAGCGGGGTGTCGTGTGAGGTGTGGGCTGGTGTTGGGCGGTGGCCGTGTCCAGGTGCTTTGGGCATGGCGGTGTGCCGCAGCAGCGGTCTGCGCAGGGCTGCCCAGGCGCGGCGGGACAGCGGCCTCAGGGCAGCAGTGCGCCGCTGTCGTGAAAGGAAAGCTGGGGCTAAGGTTCCTGTTACTAGTGCGcaggctgcccggggcagcAGGTCGTGGAGGTGGGTgtgcaaaggagaaagaaaagtcagtctcacccccagcccagcgACGCTTGCTGCAGACcagcctttcttcctctgtggtgCGGGCTGTATCGGGCCGAGTTTAAGTGGCACTGGGCTGTGACAGTGTGCAGGGTTTGTTGGAGTAGCTAACGGTAACTGacagaggagagcaggagaagTCATGAGGCCTcaccccttccttctgcttctcctttgcCTTACACGCAGCTGCTGCAGACCCGGCCATAACTGCAGAACTTGGATCAGTCTACATGCCTGCATGTGCTCTAGCATACGCTCGCTGAAGAAGCAGCTTGCCTTGTGTCACTGGGTCTGCTCCAATGCATGAAGCGTCAAGTATTGACAAAGGGACAGCAGCCAAGGGACGCTCACACTCAGCTCACTTTAGGGAGAGACCTGACGGCCGCTCACAACACAGATCAAACTTTCAGTACTCGGACTTTGTCTGAAGAACTGACTATAGGGgaagctgtttctcttcctcAACAGCAGAAGGAGCTGACAAAAGGCTGAATATGAGCCCTTGAACTCACCAACTCCTACTTCCAGCAGTCCTGTGAGAAAGTGCGGAAGGGTCTACATGCAGCACGTACAAGAAGAGCTTCCTGGAAGACTGAGGGATCTAAATAGCTCATTTCTTGATTAATAATTGAAATCTTTAGAGAACAAATAAGAGATGCTGTTTAGTGTTCAGGATATGTTCCTGTGACGCTGTGGCTCTTGGCTAGAAAGTGCAATTTGTCTTCTGCTAAGCACAATACCAGAGCTGTTCAGAAATACATGCCCAGCTCTGAGAAACCCAGGTTCTAACACAGGGTGAAGTCTTCCCTACTTCAGTTTCTAGAATAAAAAGTCCTTCATGCTGTCTCTGTTAGCAGTGGTGAAAGGCTGTATACAGGTTCTGGGAAATCAGAAATGGATTTTCTGTGTAGCCGGTGATAAATATAAGGCTGGTTATGAGCTGCAGTAGTAAACAAGCACTCTTTAGAAAGCGAGTGATCAATCTGACCTTTATTTAGACACATGTTTTAGGATAAGAGGAATAATGCTGTAGAAATGTCTCCACtgacaaaaggaaagcaagggTGACTGGTTCAAATGTCACTTATTTGCGTTGTCCCACTTATTGTGTCAGATCTGCTTTTAGAGTACTGTTACTATGAAATTGGTGCTGTTCTGAGAAGTACTTGACAAATATTCCTgtgatgttttttaaaggaattgaTTCCATTGAAATTCTTTCTGCAGTGACACCTCAGGTGCCTAAGAAACTCTCCGTTACGAAAACTGTTGTGACTCTACCTAGCAGTCATGCTGCATTAGGCTTGGAAGGGAGCAGTAATATGAGAGCtggaatggaaaagaaacaagtgagTAATACAACATTCAGATGCACTGGTAGggtatttgttttcctggggttttttttgtttgtttgtttttaaatcttatttttgaTCTGGAATCTGTTGTGTGGATACTGCCTTATTGGCATGGAGAACAGCAACATGAGGAGATCTATTTAGGAAATGCCTGCTAGAGAGATGTCAGGAGCaactttgttatttatttgaTCTAGctgctctccccctccttcaGATTACTGTCCTGCAAACTAAAATTGAAACCAAGCTAATGAAGCCCTCAAGATATGTTTTTTACCTCTGAGGGAAAACATACGTTGCAAAAAGTACTCAAAGCATGAATGACTCAGTTTTCCACTTGCTTTAATAACCACTATGTGCGAAGAAGATAATTTCTTCGGTTGTGCAGGATGTAGCTGTTCATTTTATCACGTAGACAGAAATGCTATGAGAAATTTGGCAGAAAATAGCTTTCTGAGAGTAAAATTTTTTGTCATGACAGTAAAAGGTCAGATTCTTGTTCAAGGATAAAAGAACGCATGGAATTTGCCTAATATGTGAAACAAAGGCTTCAGATCACTTCGCATTTAGgtgttattttctgttgctgtacATGTTATACCTTCTTTTTTCCTAGTGGACACtgccactttttctttttaggcaTTATCTGTTGCTTTTTGGTCATCCTAAATAAACCTGTGCTCTAGCCACCCACCTATTTCTGTTCACCGACTTCTTGAAAATTGAATTCTTGGGTGATGCTTGTCTGCATTAGTGAAACTCATTACCCTAACATTACACTCAAAACAACTTATCTACTTTAGTGCTATCAAATTGTGACTGTTCAATAATTAAGTTGTAAACTTTTAGTCAGTGaccatgcttttttttctttttggtgtgCTCTCCTTTCCTTGATTGCACCAGTTACAAGTTCAGTACTGAAGATACTGATAGCTGTTGACCGTAGCTGTTGAGTAAGGATGCTTCAGAGATGCATGCTCTATGTCCTTGCTTATAGTGGTTTAGAATCCTTAATTAATATTATTGAGAAGTTTCTGTGAGGGTACCAAGCTCAACTTCTAAGAAAAGGAGGACATACTGTCAGGACATGTGGGCTAACATGCTCACTGACTGATACCTTGTAATAATTGTATTCTTGAAAGTTGCTGGATGTTGGAAAAAGACCATGCTTTTACATCATTCTGGGAAACCTGGTCCTCTGGGCAATCACTTTCCTTTCTAAATAAGCAAAATAGTCTGGGAAATGGTCCTTTCAACAGCGTCCTTCCTGCCCCACTCCATGGTCTGATTGGAAAGTGTGAATTTTTTGAGTGTTAAGATATACGTCTCAATGGGTTTAGTAATCTTAGTTGAATTCACACTACAGAGAAATTTAATAGAACTCTTTTGTGAAATGGTAAGAACTTTCTATGAAGTACTGTGTGTAAAATATTCTTccttaaaatgtaaaatcttttaaaagatgAGTACGTGTCATCGGTGATTGTCTTCACTCTTAGTCATAGAGTCAAAGAATGGTTTCATTTGGAAAGGACCCTTAAAGGTCATCcctcctgcaatgagcagggacaacTTCAACTATATCAGGTTGCTTAGAGCCTCatctttccagggatggggcgtCTACCACCTCTTTTGGTGACTTGTTCCAGTCTTTCACCACCTtgttgtaaaaaatttcttccttatatcttGTCTGAAACTACcctcttttactttaaaaccataaccccttgtcctattgctacaggccctactgaaaagtctgtccccatcttcctGTAAGCCCTCTGTAAATATTGAGAGGCTGTGATAAGATCTCCCCAGAATCTTTTTTCTCCAAGATGAACAACCCCAGtgctctcagcctgtctttgcaggagagctgctctgccctctgatcatttttgtggcccttctctggacctgctccagcaggtccatgtcttgCCTGcgctgagggctccagagctggatgcagtgctccaggtggggtatcaccagagcagagtagagggacAGAACCACCTCCCTCAAGCtcctggccatgcttcttttgatgctgCCCAGGGTATAGTTgtctttctgggctgtgagcacacattgctggctcatgttcatgTTCACCTACCCGTACCCCCAAGCTGTTTTTAGAAGGGCAGCTCTCAaccccttcctccctcagcctgtaTTGATAATGGAGGTTGCCCCAACTGAGGTGCAgcaccttgcacttggccttaCTGAATCTCATGACGTTCACATGGGCCTGcttcttgagcttgtccaggtgcctctgaatggcatcccatccctcaggcatgtcaactgcaccactcaggtTGGTATCAGCTGCAAACTTGCCGAGGCTGCACTTGATCCCCACTGTCTGTCATTggtgaagatattaaacagtacagGTCCCAGTATGGACCATGTGTCAGTCTGTCATTCCTGTGAAGTGACTTACCTGGAGTTACGCTGTAATTTACAAGTGGGAGCTGAGTTAGAACTAAGATATTCAGCGTTTGACATCAAGGACCACAGCCATTTCCTAAAAGTTTGGGGTGCGGGTCTTTGAGATAACGTTGTGGGATAACAAAACCCCAAGTTCTTCCTAAAACCATTTGGAAGTCAGTCCTGGCTAAAACCATATGAAAATCTATAAATTTTCTTAGATATAGTAATTAATGACTATTTAATTTGACTGCCTGGTAACATGAATGGATGGaatacattgaaaataaaatctcacaTCCAATCAATGCATGTGGTCTCTTTGTGGGCCAGAAGATTATTTCCTTGTATACACAGTTGgttttccacagaaatgtcTGCACTTATTTTAGAGGGACACAGATCCAAGCAATCTGATTAACTTTCTGCCAAGTTGtctatataaataatacagaaagtGCCTCTCAAAACTGCAGGCCTGCTGTAGAACAGCTGGGATatgtaaaggaggaaaactttttttccactaTGTTTTTGTAAGACATTTTTTATCATGATCGCAACAGGGTTTTGAAGAAGAGTAACACTGAGTGTGCTTGGAAGGACAGATTTCAAAGACATTAGAGGAAATACATACCAATCTTGAGTGGCTGGTAAAAACATCAGCTGCATTTCCACCTGACTGTAAATAAAGAATTACAGACCAAACAGACATCTGGCATCAGAGCATTCAACTCGGTGAACATTGTGAAGAAATGCATATCACTAGGGGTTGGTGAAGAAGTTCATATCCTGGGTGAGCTGATCTGAGCCTTTGCTTGAATCTTGACTAAAGGCctaagctaattttttttttgaaaaaagaaaaggttctgttaaaaattctgatctcctttttcttatttttgctgcaTCATCTATTTCTGTGATGCCCAAGGAAATAAtaatgtaatggaaaaaatttTATTCCTCTGAGACACCTTgtatatattttcagtttcatattGTAGAACTGGTTTAAGGAATGGGATCATGGAGTCCAGGCTTTGGAGCCCTGGTTTGAGAGAGGACTCTGACTCTAGTAGGTGTCATGGTGGAATCAATGGCCTTACAGTTTATGCACCACAAAACTGATCTTCTCTCATAGAGCAATCCTGAGGCATCAGACTTACTGTCTGCATGTAGAAAACATGGCATTGCATGCTGGTAAAATTAGCCCAAATGCCAATTCAGAAGAGAACAAGAGGGCACTAAGGTTTGGCAGGTGACCTACAGATGTACAGGCCTGGGACCTCTTCCATTGGTAAGATGGTCTTGTTCAAACAACTTTGTTGAAGTTTGTGTGATCATTAGCAGTGAATTGGTGTTTTGTGAAAGGGAAGATGGTGGCTCAAATTAGAGCACACAATTTTGGACACTGGTATGCCGTATTTGTTACTGATCTCCCATCCAAGAGGCAAGTTGTTTTGAAGCTTTTATATGACAAGTGTTGAGTCCTTTGGTGGGAGTTGTGTTATCCATAATGTTAAAATAAGGTTTTTGACAGATTTCTTCACTAAGTCATGTTTTCACTTCAATATATTAGCAGATATGTTCTTCTCAGCTTCCAGTGCTCCAGGAGGTTGGATATAGCATTGCAGAAAATGGTGACATGAAGGTCTGTGAAAATACCAGTTGCATCTGGAAAGGTATGTCCCAATATAGCAAATATTGTCATGCATGCTAAACAGAGAAATACAGCAGGCTGCATCTACACTGGAAAAGCAAGTGTATCTACCTGTTCCAGCAAGTGTTTCAGAATAATACAAAGTGGTTGAGATCTGTGCTGCTTGGGGCTACTTTTTTAGAGTTCCTACCATCTGTGAAGACTTCCAGTGTGGTTCACCCCTAGTATTTTACCTGGCTGTCCTTTGGGCCCCATTTAATGCGTTGATGACCctaaaacattaatttccttttagcttttcagtttcagaacCCTACAAATAATGTAGAGTTGTGCTGCAGAAAGGGCACAGGATATGTATCATATATATGGACTGTTGTATACATGAGAGTGCAAGACATGCAGAGATGGCGAGTCTTCTTGCTCTTACCTGTAGATAAATACAGTTGGAGTGAACGGTCCCTAGCACTCCCTCAGGTTTCATCTGTGGGAGAGTTGGTAAATTTGCTTCAAAAGATGTCCTGGGAATGAATGAGCATAAGGGAGTGTGAATGATCAGGTGACTGGAAAAGAGATGGGATGTGAGGAGCTAACCCGTGAAATAATACAGATACTCCCAGAGTTGTTTTAGTATGAGGGAATTCATTAAATATCAGGCAGATATTTTGTTGTGTTCTGTCTTGGACAGATGATTTGTTTTGGTGATCTGGCTATTTCTGTATATGATGGGTTCTTGCCAGTCAAGGCCTGATTCATACTCATgtaaaaacattaagaa
The Falco rusticolus isolate bFalRus1 chromosome Z, bFalRus1.pri, whole genome shotgun sequence DNA segment above includes these coding regions:
- the GPX8 gene encoding probable glutathione peroxidase 8 isoform X1, which gives rise to MEPLTTTYPLKYSVPKARVFVVFLSMFLCTAILCLLQLRFFKPKIKDFYSFEVKDSRGRIISLEKYRGKATLVVNVASYCQHTAKNYIALQELHREFGPSHFTVLAFPCNQFGESEPSSSQEIESFAKGNYGVTFPVFHKIKILGSEAEPAFKFLIDSSKKEPRWNFWKYLVSPEGKVVKFWRPEEPIENIKPEVASLIRQIIMKKREDL
- the GPX8 gene encoding probable glutathione peroxidase 8 isoform X2, with product MEPLTTTYPLKYSVPKARVFVVFLSMFLCTAILCLLQLRFFKPKIKDFYSFEVKDSRGRIISLEKYRGKILQRRSPDGISGSTLSALRVKL